The following are encoded in a window of Hippoglossus stenolepis isolate QCI-W04-F060 chromosome 10, HSTE1.2, whole genome shotgun sequence genomic DNA:
- the LOC118115982 gene encoding uncharacterized protein LOC118115982 yields MKRRQRNTDSHDEDTTENMAAAIKNKDPHPDLQPPGLPSPSSSSSPPLLPMALPPSTSASALLALASPATRRSISMGDFRRVAGALLTRSDPPSTSATAPSSKHVTPSCSMDFEAARRRLLEVEERQRVIREMERRLEELREVYVRSEQEVVVHGEVVSRISSGAQQGEVCVAENSQRLKKGLRFKKHRPTIVFSSMLGLRTCLPWPVKLK; encoded by the coding sequence ATGAAGCGAcgacaaagaaacacagactccCACGATGAGGACACAACCGAGAACATGGCAGCAGCTATTAAAAACAAGGACCCACATCCAGATCTTCAACCACCGGGTTTACcttctccatcatcatcatcttctccacctcttctcccGATGGCCCTGCCACCTTCCACATCTGCCTCCGCTCTCCTGGCTCTGGCCTCACCGGCCACCAGGCGCTCCATTTCCATGGGAGACTTCCGGAGGGTGGCAGGGGCTCTCCTAACCAGGTCCGACCCCCCGTCCACCTCAGCCACGGCCCCCTCGTCCAAGCACGTCACCCCCAGCTGCAGCATGGACTTCGAGGCGGCTCGACGGCGCCTCCTGGAGGTTGAGGAGCGCCAGCGGGTCATCAGAGAGATGGAGCGACGGCTGGAGGAGCTCAGGGAGGTGTATGTGCGCTCGGAACAGGAGGTAGTGGTTCACGGGGAGGTGGTGTCGAGGATATCTAGCGGGGCCCAGcagggggaggtgtgtgtggcGGAGAACAGCCAGCGGCTGAAGAAAGGCCTGAGGTTCAAGAAGCACCGACCCACCATCGTCTTCTCCTCCATGCTTGGACTCCGCACGTGCCTGCCCTGGCCTGTGAAGCTCAAATAG